From Chelatococcus sp. YT9, a single genomic window includes:
- a CDS encoding VOC family protein: protein MTGTVSGISHVGLAVPDVDAAAAHWERVLGIAAGPVFENETQGVRLRRIDLGAVYIELLQPLQADSPLAGYLQKSPRGGLHHLAFSTANLDDTLAGMASGGAELLGQPSLNVMGVRMAFLKPSAMQGVLVEVEESG from the coding sequence GGCGGTGCCGGACGTCGACGCCGCCGCTGCGCATTGGGAGCGCGTGCTGGGCATTGCGGCGGGTCCGGTCTTCGAGAACGAAACGCAAGGGGTGCGGCTACGTCGCATCGACCTCGGCGCGGTCTACATCGAATTGCTGCAGCCGCTGCAGGCCGACAGTCCGCTGGCCGGCTATCTGCAGAAGAGCCCGCGCGGCGGATTGCACCACCTGGCATTCTCGACGGCGAATCTTGATGATACGCTTGCCGGCATGGCTTCTGGAGGCGCCGAACTGCTCGGCCAACCTTCGTTAAACGTGATGGGCGTGCGCATGGCTTTCCTCAAGCCGTCTGCCATGCAGGGCGTGCTGGTCGAGGTCGAGGAATCCGGCTGA